From Mucilaginibacter rubeus, a single genomic window includes:
- a CDS encoding ATP-binding protein, which translates to MEYHHLLDKQIKKMLPAQYLEDETILQFLGAINNSFKNFDKSIKLADHAFNVSEREYVAVTDNLKLQNEIKQRSISQLKDAIKALNPDTELNISDSDDDLIHIISFLHERIAKAKELEVALIHSKELAEKAAMAKAQFLSIMSHEIRTPMNAVIGFTHLLIHQDPKPEQMEFLNFLKFSAENLLVLINDILDFSKIEAGRVEFESVDFSLTDLIKNIRLALLQKANEKNIQIKLMMDQDLPNAIIGDPVRLGQILTNLMSNAVKFTHKGKVTVTATLASSAKDSSTIDFEIADTGIGITPDKIDHIFESFSQASSDTTRKYGGTGLGLTITKRLLQLLGSDITVESEYGKGSVFNFSLTFKNSRKQLASTADSDEFYRLKSLKGTKLLIAEDNQINVILAKQFMKQWEVECDVAENGEIALMLVKTHDYDMILMDLQMPEMDGYQTTRAIRELPGDKYKNLPIIALTASAMLDIQDMAFTVGMNDYVSKPFNPNELHRKIDLYSRQNESV; encoded by the coding sequence ATGGAGTACCATCATTTATTAGATAAGCAGATAAAAAAGATGCTCCCGGCCCAATACCTGGAAGATGAAACTATTTTACAGTTTTTAGGCGCAATAAATAACAGTTTCAAAAACTTCGATAAATCCATAAAGCTGGCAGATCATGCTTTCAATGTAAGCGAGCGTGAATATGTAGCCGTTACAGATAATCTGAAACTACAAAATGAGATCAAACAGCGCTCAATCTCCCAGCTAAAAGATGCCATCAAAGCGCTTAATCCGGATACAGAGCTGAACATCTCTGATTCGGACGATGATCTGATCCATATCATCAGCTTTTTACATGAGCGCATAGCCAAGGCCAAAGAGCTGGAAGTTGCCCTGATCCATTCAAAAGAGCTTGCCGAAAAGGCCGCCATGGCCAAAGCGCAGTTCCTGAGTATCATGAGCCACGAGATCCGTACACCAATGAACGCGGTTATCGGCTTTACTCACCTGCTTATTCATCAGGACCCTAAGCCCGAGCAAATGGAGTTTCTAAACTTCCTTAAGTTCTCGGCCGAAAACCTGCTGGTACTTATTAACGATATATTGGATTTCAGCAAGATAGAGGCAGGAAGGGTTGAATTTGAAAGCGTTGATTTCAGCCTTACCGATCTGATCAAAAATATCCGGCTTGCCCTGCTGCAAAAGGCTAACGAAAAAAACATCCAGATAAAACTGATGATGGATCAGGACCTGCCCAATGCCATTATTGGCGATCCGGTACGCCTGGGCCAGATCCTTACCAACCTGATGAGTAATGCTGTTAAATTTACACATAAGGGCAAAGTAACTGTAACCGCAACCCTCGCAAGCAGCGCTAAAGATTCATCAACTATTGATTTTGAAATAGCCGACACCGGCATTGGCATAACGCCCGATAAGATCGACCATATTTTTGAAAGCTTTAGCCAGGCCAGTTCAGATACCACCCGTAAATACGGTGGTACAGGTTTGGGCTTAACCATCACCAAACGCTTATTGCAGCTACTTGGTAGTGATATTACTGTTGAAAGCGAATATGGCAAGGGCTCGGTATTTAATTTCAGTCTTACCTTTAAAAACAGCCGGAAACAACTGGCAAGCACAGCTGATAGCGACGAGTTTTATCGATTGAAAAGCCTTAAAGGAACTAAGCTGTTAATTGCCGAGGATAACCAGATCAACGTAATACTGGCCAAGCAGTTCATGAAACAATGGGAGGTTGAGTGCGATGTTGCCGAAAATGGTGAAATAGCCCTGATGCTGGTGAAAACCCATGATTACGACATGATATTGATGGACCTGCAAATGCCCGAAATGGACGGATATCAAACCACCCGTGCCATACGTGAATTACCGGGCGATAAATATAAAAACCTGCCCATCATTGCGCTAACGGCATCCGCCATGCTTGATATCCAGGATATGGCCTTTACCGTTGGCATGAATGACTATGTGAGCAAACCTTTTAACCCAAATGAGCTGCACCGGAAAATAGACCTGTACAGCAGGCAAAATGAAAGTGTTTAG